In Methanomassiliicoccus sp., the following proteins share a genomic window:
- a CDS encoding ABC transporter substrate-binding protein, giving the protein MGSGNRKMIAIALVAVLVVAVVAVVALSQNNNSASQTATVLDASGTNVTLSASPQRIVSCAPDISEIVAAMDLTDKLVAVTDYCDYPQEVKTLRDAGKTIGGFYTPSYEKVISYNPDLVIVSNSVQTQTDMAIQLRSSGYTVLIVNAATNISMVYDNIEMIGKLVGLESKANDLVEDMQSRINSVSAGISGEDKPSIMFVTYAEAGFTNVWPAGGGTAIGEIIDLAGGDNVFAEMSGFEMASEEVLKSKASTVDYIFMTIMYSPETPENTSAWFKSDSLWKESPAAKNNNIYFLTGESENIFNRESVRTVDAVQLLAEIMHPDKFSGEVPHSTDGVNVIGDDYVDYLPSGTASQFTPAVLVASWRE; this is encoded by the coding sequence ATGGGGTCAGGAAACAGGAAGATGATCGCCATTGCACTGGTGGCCGTTCTCGTAGTGGCCGTGGTGGCAGTGGTGGCATTGAGCCAGAACAATAACTCAGCGTCGCAGACGGCCACCGTCCTGGATGCTTCGGGTACGAACGTCACATTGAGCGCGTCTCCTCAGAGGATAGTGTCCTGCGCGCCGGACATATCGGAGATCGTGGCGGCTATGGACCTCACGGATAAGCTGGTGGCGGTCACGGACTACTGCGACTACCCTCAAGAGGTCAAAACCCTTCGCGATGCGGGCAAGACCATCGGTGGCTTCTACACTCCCAGCTATGAAAAGGTCATATCCTACAACCCTGACCTGGTCATAGTGAGCAACAGCGTTCAGACCCAGACGGATATGGCGATCCAGCTCCGATCTTCTGGATATACGGTGCTCATAGTGAACGCAGCCACCAACATATCAATGGTCTACGACAACATCGAGATGATCGGGAAGCTTGTGGGCCTTGAGTCCAAAGCCAACGATCTGGTGGAGGACATGCAGTCCCGGATAAACTCCGTCAGCGCAGGCATTAGTGGTGAGGACAAGCCGTCGATCATGTTCGTTACCTATGCCGAGGCAGGATTCACCAACGTATGGCCAGCGGGCGGAGGGACGGCGATCGGTGAGATCATCGACCTGGCTGGAGGGGACAACGTGTTCGCGGAAATGAGCGGCTTTGAGATGGCCTCGGAGGAGGTCCTGAAGAGCAAGGCATCCACTGTGGACTACATCTTCATGACCATCATGTACTCCCCTGAAACGCCTGAGAACACCAGTGCCTGGTTCAAGAGTGACTCCCTCTGGAAGGAGAGTCCTGCGGCAAAGAATAATAACATATACTTCTTGACCGGGGAAAGCGAGAACATCTTCAACCGAGAGTCGGTGAGGACGGTCGATGCGGTCCAGCTACTGGCTGAGATAATGCATCCGGATAAGTTCAGCGGCGAGGTGCCCCACTCCACCGATGGCGTGAACGTCATCGGCGATGATTACGTGGACTACCTCCCCTCCGGGACCGCGTCCCAGTTCACCCCCGCCGTCTTGGTGGCGAGTTGGCGCGAGTAA
- the dph5 gene encoding diphthine synthase, whose protein sequence is MGELIFVGLGMSRAEDMSVRALTTLRNCDEIYAEYYTSKLNDASHRDVEAFIGKKVTVLKRGDVEEKDVIIKAARERKVAFITAGDPMSATTHLDLRLRAVEEGIVTDLINGVSIFTACSAALGLQPYKFGRTVTIPLPEQGFLPSSPYENILENHSRGLHTLILLDIKAEENRYMTAPMAMQWLMDAEDRIGSGLVKSNSLFCAAARVGSPNQALFAGYPDEILTVELGPPLHCMVMPGRLHFMEARGLVTFANAPRDILDEGGSGSESQK, encoded by the coding sequence ATGGGTGAATTGATATTTGTCGGTTTAGGGATGTCCAGGGCCGAGGACATGAGCGTTAGGGCGTTGACCACCTTGCGCAACTGCGATGAGATCTATGCGGAGTACTACACTTCCAAGCTTAACGATGCCTCGCATAGGGATGTGGAGGCCTTCATCGGGAAGAAGGTGACCGTCCTCAAGCGAGGGGATGTGGAGGAGAAGGACGTTATAATCAAGGCGGCCAGGGAACGCAAGGTCGCCTTTATCACTGCTGGGGACCCCATGTCCGCGACCACCCACCTGGACCTTCGTCTCCGTGCGGTAGAGGAGGGGATAGTCACCGACCTCATAAACGGTGTGTCCATCTTCACCGCCTGCTCGGCCGCGCTTGGCCTGCAGCCATACAAGTTCGGCCGCACGGTCACCATCCCCCTGCCGGAGCAGGGGTTCCTGCCATCATCACCCTACGAGAACATCCTGGAGAACCACTCCCGGGGGCTCCACACCCTTATCCTCCTGGACATAAAGGCCGAGGAGAACCGGTACATGACCGCCCCTATGGCCATGCAGTGGCTGATGGATGCGGAGGATAGGATAGGCTCCGGCCTGGTAAAGAGCAATTCTTTGTTCTGTGCCGCCGCCCGTGTAGGCTCGCCGAATCAGGCTTTGTTCGCGGGATACCCTGACGAGATACTCACCGTGGAACTGGGGCCGCCCCTGCACTGCATGGTCATGCCTGGCCGCCTGCACTTCATGGAGGCAAGGGGGCTGGTGACCTTCGCTAACGCTCCCCGGGATATTTTGGACGAAGGGGGGTCAGGGAGCGAATCCCAGAAGTAG
- a CDS encoding branched-chain amino acid aminotransferase: protein MYLRFETHKVVNSRIGEVDFDHLSFGETFSDHMFQMDYANDEWQVPKIVPFGKFEILPSLSALHYGQSVFEGLKAFRDHRGGVNIFRPDKHSERMLHSSDRLCIPRVEKDLFNGAVEALVTLDKEWIPSKKGTALYIRPFTFATEDYIGVRVSEKYTFFIITGPVGAYYKEGFNPVSLMTSGEFVRAVRGGLGEAKTAANYAASLLPAYEAKKRGYSQVLWLDGVHEKYIDEVGTMNICFYKDGTLITPPLEGTILAGVTRDSVLQLARHWGIKVEERRISIDEVMASIKDGSMTEIFGTGTAAVISPVGELFHKGETVTINDNRTGPLAKRLFDEITGIQVGERPDPFGWVHHLDI from the coding sequence ATGTATTTGAGATTTGAAACGCACAAGGTCGTAAACAGCAGGATCGGTGAGGTTGATTTCGACCATCTGAGCTTCGGAGAGACGTTCTCCGATCACATGTTCCAGATGGACTATGCCAACGATGAGTGGCAGGTACCGAAAATCGTACCCTTCGGAAAGTTCGAGATCCTGCCATCCTTGTCCGCACTTCACTATGGACAGAGCGTCTTCGAGGGCCTGAAGGCCTTCCGCGATCACAGAGGCGGGGTCAATATCTTCCGCCCGGACAAGCACTCTGAGAGGATGCTGCACTCCTCTGATCGGCTGTGCATCCCCCGCGTCGAGAAGGACCTGTTCAATGGAGCGGTGGAGGCCCTGGTCACTCTGGATAAGGAGTGGATACCCAGCAAGAAGGGGACAGCCCTGTACATTCGTCCATTCACTTTCGCCACCGAGGATTACATCGGCGTCCGGGTCTCGGAGAAGTACACCTTCTTCATCATCACCGGCCCGGTCGGTGCCTACTACAAAGAAGGCTTCAATCCTGTCAGCCTGATGACCTCCGGGGAGTTCGTCCGAGCCGTCCGCGGAGGGCTGGGCGAGGCCAAGACCGCGGCCAACTATGCTGCCTCTCTGCTGCCTGCCTACGAGGCCAAGAAGAGAGGCTACTCGCAGGTGCTGTGGCTCGATGGAGTCCATGAGAAGTACATCGATGAGGTGGGGACCATGAACATATGCTTCTACAAGGACGGGACCCTCATTACACCTCCCCTTGAAGGCACGATCCTCGCCGGGGTCACCAGGGACAGTGTGCTGCAGCTTGCCCGGCACTGGGGCATCAAGGTCGAAGAGAGGCGGATCAGCATCGATGAGGTCATGGCCTCGATCAAGGACGGCAGCATGACCGAGATATTCGGAACGGGAACTGCCGCCGTAATATCTCCGGTGGGAGAGCTGTTCCACAAGGGAGAGACTGTCACCATTAACGATAACAGGACTGGCCCCTTGGCCAAGAGGCTCTTCGACGAGATCACCGGCATCCAGGTCGGCGAGAGACCGGACCCCTTCGGGTGGGTCCACCACCTCGATATCTAA
- the dcd gene encoding dCTP deaminase — protein MCILPDHEILGRLRDGELKINGYSEESLTPNGYDLRISEIKISGGGEVREGTAVIPAGTMFFVSTVERVELPPTLSAQLWLRTSWMRKGLLAGLGKVDAGFHGTLTFMAVNVSPAPVEVPIGSRFVQIVFETLMSPARLTYEKRSGNYQGQRGVTLAPVHQADVGGEDAHRR, from the coding sequence ATGTGCATCCTTCCCGATCATGAGATATTGGGCCGTCTCCGCGATGGCGAGCTTAAGATAAACGGTTACTCCGAAGAGTCCCTCACCCCCAACGGCTACGACCTCAGGATATCAGAGATAAAGATCTCAGGGGGAGGTGAGGTGAGAGAGGGCACGGCGGTCATCCCGGCGGGGACCATGTTCTTCGTCTCTACCGTGGAGCGGGTGGAGCTGCCGCCCACGCTCAGCGCCCAGCTCTGGCTGCGGACGTCCTGGATGAGGAAGGGACTGCTTGCCGGCCTGGGAAAGGTGGACGCCGGGTTCCATGGAACCCTCACGTTCATGGCAGTTAACGTGTCCCCCGCACCAGTGGAAGTGCCCATCGGCAGCAGGTTCGTTCAGATCGTCTTCGAGACCCTCATGTCGCCGGCCAGGCTCACCTACGAGAAAAGGAGCGGCAACTACCAGGGACAGCGGGGGGTCACGCTAGCACCAGTCCACCAAGCCGATGTCGGCGGAGAAGACGCTCATCGACGGTGA
- a CDS encoding class I SAM-dependent methyltransferase family protein, which translates to MRSTCLKAPRGEAEFIRKKLLAEGLLDISFRIRREGDHILFPVLSEEASKLGYELVEADLDERELMTSDYRAYMVVDIGIKERLPSAFDIIGDVAIIRLDDDLTGLASSVGEALMKTFPRLRTVALDKGVKGKLRVRDLQVVAGEDDTETVHTEYGIRLAIDPAKVYFNPRLSNERYRVARLVREGERVVDMFAGAGPFSIMIAKHAHPEVVYAMDLNRDAVEYLIRNVQLNKVTNVVPLEGDARQLVFDVPCADRIIMNLPHSARDFFHDALTRLKMGGVIHLYTICEREDIGPILERLVTEARGMGVIITVLRSEELKTYSPSMSVFSADIGLVDWC; encoded by the coding sequence ATGCGCTCCACCTGTCTGAAGGCGCCGAGGGGAGAAGCCGAGTTCATACGTAAAAAGCTTTTAGCCGAAGGGCTGCTGGACATCTCCTTTCGCATCCGTAGGGAGGGGGACCACATCCTGTTCCCTGTGCTCTCGGAGGAGGCCTCCAAGCTGGGGTATGAGCTGGTAGAGGCCGATCTGGACGAAAGGGAGCTGATGACCTCGGACTACCGGGCCTATATGGTTGTGGACATAGGGATCAAGGAGAGGCTCCCCTCGGCCTTCGATATCATAGGCGATGTGGCGATAATCCGCCTGGACGACGACCTTACGGGGCTGGCGTCATCGGTGGGAGAAGCTCTTATGAAGACATTCCCCCGCCTTCGCACCGTGGCCCTGGACAAGGGAGTTAAAGGGAAGCTGCGGGTGCGGGACCTTCAGGTGGTCGCCGGGGAAGACGACACTGAGACCGTCCACACTGAGTACGGCATCAGGCTGGCCATCGATCCGGCGAAGGTGTACTTCAACCCCCGGCTATCCAACGAGCGATACCGCGTAGCCAGATTGGTAAGGGAGGGGGAGAGGGTCGTGGATATGTTCGCCGGGGCAGGTCCGTTCTCCATCATGATAGCCAAGCACGCACACCCGGAGGTGGTGTACGCCATGGACCTTAACCGCGATGCCGTGGAGTACCTGATCAGGAACGTGCAGCTGAACAAGGTCACGAACGTCGTCCCTCTGGAGGGGGACGCCCGTCAGCTGGTGTTCGATGTGCCCTGCGCCGATAGGATCATAATGAACCTGCCCCACTCCGCCCGGGACTTCTTCCACGATGCCCTCACCCGCCTAAAGATGGGAGGGGTGATACACCTCTACACCATATGCGAGCGCGAGGACATCGGCCCCATCCTTGAGCGCCTGGTAACAGAGGCCAGGGGCATGGGAGTGATCATAACGGTCCTGCGCTCGGAGGAGCTCAAGACCTACTCACCGTCGATGAGCGTCTTCTCCGCCGACATCGGCTTGGTGGACTGGTGCTAG